One genomic segment of Drosophila melanogaster chromosome 3R includes these proteins:
- the Irc gene encoding Immune-regulated catalase, isoform A — protein MGGIQYICLLAFIIGASLLTTIDANSSRDVNAELNRIPASKWLQYVETALDSVNRQKRLEDNLLGSDITVKNGSLSHAQLLDTLPSLASKKDNKLALKILKSSLLVFNSECLPNNIDGDKCRSYLEQKPLPEGSSLRTECENSLKGNREGHYAFRRLLGSSHYRNGFYQMFPNSGRRETVPAAWSISKELYEPDHIQISKQQTFESNSNLALPQWAQFVEHDLSKPVSQSMSNGAPIECCSRDQINLQPRHHHPACAPILYQPGGKYDVPSCLNYVRSALAVADCNFGGAEQLNQATGSLDLSQLYGFTAAAERKLRVLEGGLLRSTPRGEFDNALLPIATDTEGPSFCARATIGDGTCFAAGDSRVNSSPFSILIYTIFMRNHNKVAAELKQRNPRWSDEKLFQAAKAVNVDIYRRVVIEEWLPEVLGQKMSSEIRRKQPNRALEVSNEFAVAAIRFYFSMLPNELLNLTKDNVVYGTEKNNQYVFISKELPTKNLFELKEEIYKPKLQYTSQKLNNILESLLNQETMKMDAAYSGGVVWHKDTKPTHADILAFDIQRGRDHGLLPYYRYLESCVLSRPVESWKDFEHFIPSDVLDKLKTIYASWADVDLIVGGISENPVHGSIGPTFSCIISEQFVHVLKQNQQKAVQKHTELVEQYRHFNGTKLLCLNSGLSAVPQNIFQLPSARNQMVSCEDV, from the exons ATGGGTGGAATTCAGTACATCTGCCTGCTGGCTTTCATAATAGGAGCATCATTATTGACAACAATCGATGCTAATT CGAGCCGAGATGTTAATGCCGAATTAAACAGGATTCCTGCTTCGAAATGGTTGCAATATGTAGAAACGGCGTTGGACTCAGTAAATAGGCAAAAGCG ACTGGAGGACAATCTATTAGGTTCCGATATCACTGTTAAGAACGGCAGCCTTTCACACGCTCAACTTCTGGATACTTTACCAAGCCTAGCTTCGAAGAAGGACAATAAGCTCGCCCTGAAGATCCTTAAGTCCAGCTTGCTCGTTTTCAACAGCGAATGCCTGCCTAATAATATCGATGGAGACAAGTGCCGCAGTTACCTGGAGCAAAAACCACTTCCGGAGGGCAGTAGCTTGCGAACTGAGTGTGAGAACTCACTCAAGGGAAATCGAGAGGGTCACTATGCTTTCAGAAGGCTACTTGGGAGCAGCCACTACAGGAACGGTTTCTATCAG ATGTTTCCCAATTCCGGAAGACGCGAAACAGTGCCGGCTGCGTGGTCCATTAGTAAGGAGCTGTATGAGCCCGATCACATTCAGATCTCCAAACAACAAACCTTCGAAAGCAATTCCAATTTGGCCCTCCCTCAGTGGGCTCAATTTGTGGAGCATGATCTTAGCAAGCCGGTGTCGCAATCAATGA GCAATGGAGCCCCAATAGAGTGCTGCAGCCGTGACCAGATCAACCTTCAGCCGCGTCACCACCACCCGGCATGTGCTCCGATTCTGTACCAGCCCGGTGGGAAATACGACGTGCCCAGCTGCCTTAACTATGTGCGAAGTGCTCTGGCCGTGGCTGATTGCAATTTCGGTGGCGCCGAACAA ctcAACCAGGCCACGGGGTCCTTGGATCTATCGCAACTCTATGGTTTCACCGCAGCGGCGGAGAGAAAGTTGCGTGTTCTCGAGGGCGGTTTGTTAAGGTCAACTCCTCGTGGAGAATTCGACAACGCCCTCCTGCCCATCGCCACCGATACGGAAGGACCATCGTTCTGCGCCAGGGCAACAATTGGTGATGGCACCTGCTTTGCTGCCGGAGATTCGCGGGTGAATAGCAGTCCGTTCTCCATACTGATCTACACGATCTTCATGCGCAATCACAACAAAGTGGCTGCCGAGCTGAAGCAAAGGAATCCCCGGTGGAGCGATGAAAAGCTCTTCCAAGCTGCCAAGGCAGTCAATGTGGATATATATCGTCGAGTGGTCATTGAGGAGTGGCTGCCAGAGGTGCTCGGCCAGAAGATGTCCAGTGAGATTAGGAGAAAACAGCCTAATCGTGCTTTGGAGGTCTCCAATGAGTTTGCGGTGGCTGCCATTCGATTTTACTTCTCTATGCTGCCCAATGAGCTCCTAAATCTGACCAAGGATAACGTAGTCTACGGTACTGAGAA AAACAACCAATATGTGTTTATTAGCAAGGAGCTACCAACTAAAAACCTTTTTGAGCTCAAGGAAGAAATCTACAAACCAAAGTTGCAGTACACTTCCCAAAAGTTGAATAACATCCTTGAGAGTTTGCTCAATCAGGAGACCATGAAGATGGACGCTGCCTACTCCGGTGGT GTCGTCTGGCACAAGGACACCAAGCCAACCCATGCCGATATTTTGGCCTTCGATATCCAAAGGGGGAGAGATCACGGTCTGCTGCCATATTATCGGTACTTGGAATCGTGTGTGTTGTCCAGACCCGTAGAAAGCTGGAAAGATTTTGAGCATTTCATTCCCAGTGAT GTCTTGGATAAGCTGAAAACAATATACGCCAGTTGGGCTGATGTGGACCTCATTGTGGGTGGTATTTCGGAGAATCCTGTTCATGGATCCATTGGCCCCACCTTCAGTTGCATTATCT CTGAGCAATTCGTACATGTTCTGAAACAAAACCAGCAAAAAGCTGTCCAAAAACACACTGAACTGGTGGAGCAATATCGCCACTTCAATGGAACCAAACTCCTTTGCCTGAATTCCGGCCTTTCAGCTGTTCCCCAGAATATCTTCCAGTTGCCATCGGCCAG AAATCAAATGGTCTCTTGTGAAGACGTCTAG
- the Sf3a1 gene encoding splicing factor 3a subunit 1: MATLDAEANEEQFGNDQPKSMSGPIIGIIYPPPEVRNIVDKTASFVARNGPEFEARIRQNELGNPKFNFLNGGDPYHAYYRHKVNEFREGNDAGITALASMKQLAVTSAAQQRQQELLKQVVEQQFVPKEPPPEFEFIADPPSISALDLDIVKLTAQFVARNGRQFLTNLMSREQRNFQFDFLRPQHSLFQYFTKLLEQYTKVLIPPKDLLGKLRSESAPGRSSMNQVLEQVKYRANWQRHQEAQRRREEEKIERERVAYAQIDWHDFVVVETVDYQPFESGNFPPPTNPDEVGARVLMEERLMDEEGDTEMQIESDDEGDSQANNLLDSGLKLSQMENRVGIQMKNVSSYGQPTGPKRDNTQVQDMDEASSDEDTPTTKLQPSVAPMLPPTHDKVVVKKYDPKATQPKQAPMPTDEYLISPITGEKIPASKVSEHMRIGLLDPRWVEQRDKHTVEKINQDNVFAAGTAIEASLKQLAERRTDIFGVGDEETVIGKKLGEEETKKDDRVTWDGHTSSVEAATRAARANITLEEQIHQIHKVKGLLPDEEKEKIGPKPVGNKATLSAPPQPSTKSQHSHSSQSQHHQGGGGGHHGHHNPHHHHPPHQQAPPHQSHHHHPPQQPQPVMQLMQLRPTMMQPPFGAGGGGYMNMQPGGIPQQIAPAPPVDIMEEEPPSKKIRSEDNLIPEADFIATHKSPVTIQVLVPNSDKSEWKLNGQMIAVTMALSEPIANLKTKLQDETGMPPAKQKIFYEGMFFKDSNTMAFYNLVNGTTVHLQVKERGGRKK, encoded by the exons ATGGCAACTTTAGACGCGGAAGCCAACGAGGAGCAGTTCGGCAATGATCAGCCCAAGTCGATGTCGGGTCCAATCATTGGGATTATCTATCCGCCGCCGGAAGTTAGAA ATATCGTTGACAAGACCGCCAGTTTTGTGGCTCGCAATGGACCGGAATTCGAGGCGCGCATCCGCCAAAATGAGCTGGGCAATCCAAAGTTTAACTTCTTAAATGGCGGAGATCCCTACCACGCATACTACAGACACAAGGTCAACGAGTTCCGCGAGGGCAATG ATGCCGGTATCACTGCCCTTGCCAGCATGAAGCAGCTGGCGGTGACCAGTGCCGCCCAACAGCGCCAGCAAGAGCTTCTCAAGCAAGTGGTGGAGCAGCAGTTCGTACCAAAGGAACCTCCACCTGAATTCGAGTTCATAGCCGATCCGCCCTCCATTTCGGCGCTGGATTT GGACATTGTGAAGCTAACTGCTCAATTTGTGGCCCGTAACGGCCGACAGTTTCTGACCAATCTTATGAGCCGGGAGCAGCGTAACTTTCAGTTTGACTTCCTGCGACCCCAGCACTCGCTCTTCCAGTACTTTACCAAGTTGCTGGAGCAGTATACCAAGGTCTTGATACCTCCAAAGGATTTGCTGGGCAAACTGCGTTCCGAGAGCGCACCGGGCAGGAGCAGCATGAACCAGGTGCTGGAGCAGGTTAAATATCGGGCCAACTGGCAGCGTCACCAAGAAGCACAACGCCGCCGTGAGGAGGAGAAGATCGAAAGGGAGCGCGTGGCCTATGCCCAAATCGATTGGCATGACTTTGTGGTGGTGGAGACGGTGGACTATCAGCCATTCGAATCGGGCAACTTCCCGCCACCCACGAATCCCGACGAGGTAGGAGCCCGTGTGCTAATGGAAGAGCGTCTAATGGACGAAGAGGGCGATACAGAAATGCAGATCGAGTCGGACGACGAGGGCGACTCCCAGGCTAACAACCTATTGGACAGCGGTCTGAAACTCTCGCAAATGGAGAACCGTGTGGGTATACAAATGAAGAACGTATCGTCGTATGGCCAGCCGACTGGCCCCAAGAGAGACAACACCCAGGTGCAAGACATGGACGAAGCCTCTAGTGATGAGGACACTCCAACCACTAAGTTGCAGCCATCTGTTGCGCCAATGCTGCCGCCCACCCACGACAAAGTGGTGGTCAAGAAATACGATCCTAAGGCAACGCAACCGAAGCAGGCGCCAATGCCTACGGATGAGTATCTCATCTCGCCGATTACAGGAGAGAAAATACCGGCTTCCAAGGTCTCGGAGCACATGCGCATCGGTCTATTGGATCCACGCTGGGTGGAACAGCGAGACAAGCATACTGTGGAGAAAATCAATCAAGACAATGTGTTCGCCGCGGGCACTGCCATCGAGGCGAGTCTCAAGCAACTGGCTGAGCGTCGTACGGATATCTTTGGTGTGGGCGACGAGGAGACCGTCATTGGTAAGAAGCTCGGCGAAGAGGAGACGAAGAAGGACGATCGCGTCACCTGGGACGGACACACGTCCAGCGTGGAGGCGGCCACGAGAGCAGCACGTGCAAATATCACTCTGGAGGAACAAATTCATCAAATCCACAAGGTTAAGGGACTGCTGCCCGACGAGGAGAAGGAGAAAATCGGCCCCAAACCGGTGGGCAACAAGGCGACGCTTTCAGCTCCGCCGCAGCCGTCAACCAAGTCGCAGCACAGTCACTCCAGCCAGAGTCAACACCACCAAGGTGGCGGAGGTGGTCACCACGGGCATCATAATCCTCATCATCACCATCCACCGCATCAGCAGGCGCCACCTCACCAGTCGCACCACCATCACCCGCCGCAGCAGCCTCAACCGGTGATGCAGCTGATGCAACTGCGTCCAACCATGATGC aGCCGCCTTTTGGAGCTGGTGGTGGAGGCTACATGAACATGCAGCCTGGTGGAATCCCTCAGCAAATTGCACCTGCTCCACCTGTTGATATAATGGAGGAGGAGCCGCCTTCTAAAAAGATTCGAAGCGAGGACAACCTGATTCCAGAAGCAGACTTTATTGCCACCCACAAG AGCCCTGTGACCATTCAGGTTTTGGtacccaattccgacaaaTCAGAGTGGAAGCTTAATGGACAGATGATAGCCGTGACCATGGCACTTTCTGAACCCATTGCCAATCTGAAGACGAAGCTGCAGGACGAAACTGGCATGCCACCGGCCAAGCAGAAGATATTTTATGAG GGAATGTTCTTCAAAGACAGCAATACCATGGCTTTTTACAATCTGGTAAACGGAACCACGGTGCATTTACAGGTCAAGGAGCGTGGTGGACGCAAAAAGTAG